Genomic DNA from Desulfuromonas versatilis:
GGACAATGGTGGCAAGTTCTTCCGGGGTGTAGAACTCGAGCCGCGACATGACCCCGAAGCGATCGCGCAAGGGGGAGGAGAGCAACCCGGCACGGGTGGTGGCCCCCACCAGGGTGAAGCGGGGGATGTCGAGCTTGATGGTGCGCGCCGAGGGGCCTTGGCCGATGATGATGTCGAGCTGATAGTCCTCCATGGCCGGGTAGAGGATCTCTTCCACCACCGGCGAGAGGCGGTGGATCTCGTCGATGAACAGCACGTCCCCGGCCTCGAGGTTGGTAAGGATCGCCGCCAGGTCACCGGTCTTCTCGATGACCGGCCCCGAGGTGCTCTTGATGCCCACCCCCATCTCGTTGGCGATGATGTTGGCCAGGGTGGTCTTGCCGAGCCCCGGCGGGCCGTAGAAAAGCACGTGGTCCAGGGCCTCGGCGCGGTTGCGGGCCGCGGCGATGAAGACCTCGAGGTTCTCCTTGGCCTTGGCCTGGCCGATGTACTCGACCAGGCTGCGCGGGCGCAGACTGGTCTCGTAGCTATCGTCGTCACCGGTTGTGCCGGCGGTAATCATGCGATCGGACATAAGACTCGTTCGAGGTTCGAGGTCTTTGCGTTCAACAGGGAACGTCGAACAGGATTTATTTGGCCAGCACTTTCAGGGCTCCCTTGAGGATCTCTTCCACGGGGGTGTCGGCGGGGATCTCCATGGCCTCGAGGACTTTTTTCGCCTGGTTTTCCTTGTAGCCCAGGTTGAGCAGGGCCGACAGGGTGTCGTCAAGGGCGTTGGCCGGAGCCTGAGCGGGGGCGGCTTTGCGGGCTCCCGCGGAGGGGGCCAGGCCGAGTTTGCCGATTTTTTCCTTGAGCTCGAGCACCAGGCGCTCGGCGGTCTTCTTCCCGATGCCGGGGATCGCCGAGAGCCGCTTGATGTTCCCCTCGGCCAGCGCCGCCATCAACTCATCGGAAGGGATGTTGGAGAGGATGTTGACCGCCAGCTTCGGGCCAACCCCCGAGACGCCGATGAGCAGGCCGAACATCTCCTTCTCGCCCGGGGTCAGAAACCCGAAGAGCTGGATCGCGTCCTCTTTGACGTGGGTGTGCACGTGCAGGCGGACCTTGCCTGTTTCGGGCAGGGAATAGAAGGTCGACAGGGGGATCACGACGCGGTAGCCCACCCCGCCGACGTCGACGATCAAATGGTCGATGGATTTGTAGGCGATCTCGCCGGTGAGCAGGGCAATCATGGAAAACCAGTGATCAGTAATGAGTGATTAGTGATTGGTGAAAAGCCACTGCAAAAATCATCGCTTTTTTGCCAGTGCTTGTTCGAGCCGATTGCTGAGGCCGGCGCTGTGGGCGTGGCAGATGGCGACGGCGAGGGCGTCGGAGGCGTCCTCCTGGGCGATCTCGGGCAGGTTCATCAGGACCTTGACCATCTGTTGAACCTGCTGCTTGGCCGCCTTGCCGTAGCCGACCACGGCGTTTTTTACCTGCAGGGCGGAGTATTCGTGGACCGGCAGCCCATGGTTCACCCCCACCAGCAGGGCGGCGCCGCGGGCATGGCCGAGCTTGAGAGCCGAAAGGGCGTTCTTGGCGACGAAGATGCTTTCCACCGCCACCGCCTCCGGGGCGTAGTCGGCGATCACCCGGCAGAGCCCGTCGTGGATCAGCTTGAGGCGGTCGGCCAGATCGGCATCGCTGCGGGTGAATATGGCCCCGTTGTCGATGTGGATCAGGCGGTTGCCCTGTTTTTCGATTACCCCGTAGCCGGTTATCCGACTGCCGGGGTCGATTCCGAGAATCCGCATAAATTCAGTGGGCAGTGGACAGTGGACAGTGAAAAAACTGATCACTGTTCACAGGTCACTGGTTTTACCCCATCACCTTTTCGATCTCCTCGTCGGAGATGTCGAAGTTGGCGTAGACGTTCTGGACGTCGTCGTTGTCCTCGAGCTTGTCCATCATCTTGAGCATCTGCTCGGCCTGCTTGCCTTCGAGCTGGACCATGTTCTGGGGGAGCATGGTGACTTCGGCGGTTTCCCATTTAAGCCCCTTGGCCGCGAGGGCCTCGCGGACGTCGATGAAATCCGCCGGGTCGGTGATGACCTCGTAGGCATCCCCCTCGTCCTTGACGTCCTCGGCGCCGGCTTCCAGAGCCGCTTCGAAAATCGCCTCGAAATCGCTGTCGGTGCTGAAGGCGATCAGCCCCTTGCGGTCGAACAGGAAGGCGACCGAGCCGCTGACCCCGAGGTTGCCGTTGTGCTTGGTGAAGATGTGCCGGACGTCGGCCACGGTGCGGGTGCGGTTGTCGGTCATGAACTCGACGATGATCGCCACCCCGCCGGGACCGTAGCCCTCGAAGGTTCCCTCCTCGTAGTTGACCCCCTCCAGGTCGCCGGTCCCCTTCTTGATGGCCCGGTCGATGTTGTCCTTGGGCATGTTCTCGCCCTTGGCCTTGTCAACCGCGGTGCGCAGGCGGGGGTTGGAGTCGAGGTCGCCGCCGCCGATCTTGGCCGCGACGGTGATCTCCTTGATCAGTTTGGTGAATATCTTGCCCCGCTTGGCGTCCTGGGCGCCCTTGCGGTGTTTGATGTTGGCCCATTTGCTGTGTCCTGCCATCTGTCTCTGCTCCTTGAGGTATTTCTGTGTGGCGGAAAACCGTTCAATCCTAGCATGAAAAAATGGTGTCCGACAAGGCCTTTCCCCGCCCGGGAGGCGGCCCCCGCCGGTTTACGGGCAGGGGAATCCTGTCGGCCTGCGAGCGGAGGATGCCGGCGAGTGGAAGCGCGCGAAAGTTGGCCTGTCGGCACAGAAAAGCCGACCCTCGCGGGCCGGCTCTGTGTCTGAACGGCTGTTTTCACCGGAGCCTTCAGTGCTCCCTTGGATAATTGCGATATTCGATGACCCTGAGCTGATCGTTGATCTTCTTGACCCCCTCAAGCCCCTTGACCAGGTTGATGGCGGCATCGTGTTCATCCTGGCCGTGGATGTGCCCGGAGAGGGTGACTACCCCGTCCTTGACCTTGATTTCCAGGTGATGGCCGTCGAGGTCATGGGAGGAGAGGATGGCGATCTCGGCCTTCTTGCGGATGATCAGGTCGGCGAGGACCTTTTTCGAGGCCCCCTTCTGCTCGACCAGGTTGGGATCCTTGACCCCGTCGCAGATGAGCTTGACCGCGGTGTCTTCGTTGATGCGCGAGGTGTTGATAATCAGATCGTAGTGCAGCGGGTCGGCCCAGTCGCGGTCGAAATAGTACTTGATGAACCCTGCCCGCTGCTGGTCGCTCTTGCGGACCAGGGTCCTGGCCAGGTCGGGGTCGAGCCATTCCCGTTCGGCCCAGCGTTCGACGCGCTCTTCGAAGGGGGCGATGATGCGCACCCGGAATATGTGGCTGACCCCCTTCAGAAGGTCCTGACCGCCGCGCCCGTAGATGATCACGTTCCCCTTGAGCGCGTATTCCAGAACGATCAGCTCGATCTGGTGCAGATCGACCTCGATCTGCTCGTCGAGCTTTTCCACGAAGGCCGGCGGCTTTTCGTCGGCTTTCTCCAACGCCTCGGGCGTCAGCCCGTAATCGGGGGCAACCTTGCGGATCGCTTCGCCGTCAACCAGGGTATAACCCAGTTTTTCCGCAGCCTTGTGCGCAATGGGAATGCCTGCGCTGCCCATTTCCCGCGAGATGGTGATGATGGCCATATCTCTCCCCTATCCATGTAATATTGCAACAGAAACGGAATCAATTCTAACAAGCTTTGCGCAGCTTGAAAAGAGTTAATTCCGATTCGGCCCCTCGGCGGGAGGCGGGGTCAGTAAATCGGCTTGTGGTCGAAGAAGTGTTTTGCCTCGATGAAGCGCACCGTGCGGCTTTTCGAGCGCATGACGATGGAGTGGGTATCGGCACCGCCCGAAAAATAGCGGACCCCGCGAAGCAGATCGCCGTTGGTGACGCCGGTAGCGGCAAAAAAGACGTCGCCGCGGGCCATGTCCTCGGTCGCGTAGACGCGATCGAAATCCTCGATCCCCATGGTGCGGGCCCGGTCGCGTTCCTCGTTGCTCATGAAGACCAGGCGCCCCTGCATCTCCCCGCCCATGCATTTAAGGGCCGCTGCCGCCAGGACCCCTTCGGGTGCTCCGCCGATCCCCATCAGCAGGTCGACGCCGCTGCCCTCGACGGCCGCAGCGATGGCCGGGGCTACGTCGCCGTCGCTGATCAGGTGAATCCGGGCGCCGGCCTTGCGGATCTCGTTGACCATCTTGTCGTGCCGAGGCCGCTCCAGGATAACCACGGTGAGGTCCTCGACGTAACATTTTTTCGCCTCGGCCACCCGTTTCAGGTTGGTGGCGGGCGAGGCGTTGATATCGATCGCCCCCCGGGCCGAAGGGCCTACGGCGATTTTCTCCATGTACATGTCCGGGGCGTGAAGAAAGCCCCCGCGCGGCGCCAGGGCGATGGTGGCGATCGAACCGTTCATCCCCTTGGCGCAGATGTTGGTCCCCTCCAGCGGGTCGACGGCGATGTCGACTTCGGTCCCCTCGTTGCCGTTGCCGACTTTTTCGCCGATATAGAGCATCGGGGCTTCGTCCATCTCCCCCTCGCCGATGACCACGATTCCGTTGATCTCGATGGAATCCAGCGTACGGCGCATGGCATTGGTGGCCGCCTCGTCGGCTGCGTTCTTGTTTCCCTTGCCGACCCAACGGCCACAGGCCAGGGCTGCTGCTTCGGTGACCCTGACCAGTTCCAGTGCCAGGTTGCGATCCATGTGTGAAGTCCTCCTTTAAGTCGGGTAGCCGCGAACCCGCAATCCTGGAGTCCGGGCCGTAACTGAATGGCCGGTATCATGGCATGAAACCAGGGGAAAGACAAGTTTTGGGGTGAAAGTATATGCAAATTTGCATATAATGACGGCAAAGCGATCGGTTTCCGCAATCAACCCGCGCAAGGAGGGCTGCCGCCAATGCGAGGCAAATTCATGATTTCCCTGTTGTTCCTGGTGGCGACCATCGGCTCCGCCTGGGCCGCTCAGGTCGGCCAGGTCAACTCAGCCGAGTCCCAGAAATTGCTGCGCCAGCATCCCGGGCTTTTCCTGCTCGATGTCAGGACGCCCGAGGAGTACCGGGAGGTGCGGCTGGAGGGGGCCCGGCTGATTCCCATCGACCAGGTCGTGGCCCGGCTTCGGGAAATCCCCTTCGACAGACCGGTTCTGGTCTATTGCGCGATAGGCTCGCGCAGCAGCCAGGTCGCGGATTATCTCGTTCGCCAGGGCCATCCCGAGGTTTTCAACATGACCGGCGGCATCTGGGGTTGGCAGCTCAGGGGGTACCCCGTGCTCAAGGGGGCGCCCTGATCCGTTATTCGTGGCGCCGTAGCCGTGGCGGCTTCTGGCGCCGCCGCGCAGCAGGGTAAACAGCATTGCGGCCAGCAGTAGGGCGGCAAGCAGCAGCAGCCAGATAGTTTCCTTTTTCATCCGTTTCAACCCTGATTCCTCCTGCGGCGGCTGCAGCCGCCGGAAAGGGACGTGCCATGCCACAAGGCGATCTGTTTGTCTGGGCTCACCGGGGGGATTCCGCCCATGCTCCGGAGAACACCCTGGCGGCTTTTGCCGCCGCCGAGGCGGCCGGTTGCGACGGCATCGAGCTCGACGTGCACCTGTGCCGCGACGGGGTGCCGGTGGTGATCCACGACGAGACCCTGCAGCGCACCACCGATGGCCGGGGGCGGGTGGCCGCCACCTGGCTGCGCCAGCTGCGGGAGCTCGACGCGGGAAGCTGGTACGCTGCGGCTTTTGCCGGTGAGCGCCTGCCGACCCTGCGGGAGGTCCTCGAATGGGCCGAGGACCGGCTGCGGATCAATATCGAAATCAAATCCGCGGCGGCAGGGATGGCGGTGCTTGACCTGCTGGGTGATTTTCGGCGGGCCCGGGTGCTGATTTCCTCCTTTGATCATAAGCTGCTCGCCGCCCTGCGCCGCGACGCGCCAGAACTGCCCCTCGGCTTTCTGGTCGATTCCCGATTCTGGCGCGCTGGCCTCAGGCGTGCCGTGGCCAGCGGCGCCGAGAGTTTCCACCCCCGCCAGGACACCCTCAGCCGGGCCATGCTCAGCGCCTGTCGCGATGCGGGGCTGGCCCTTTACCCCTGGACCGTCGACGATGACAAACGGCTCAGCGAGCTGCTCAGGCTGGGGGTGGACGGCGTCTTCACCAACGACCCGGCCCGCGCGATTGCCTGTGCCCGCCCCCGCCGCCGGCCCGGCCCGGGCTGGTAACTGCCGGTTTTGACAAGCAGTTCGCCCATGCTAAACTGGGATAGCATATAGCCCTCAGTTTTCCCCGTAAGGAGCAGTCACCCGCGGCCCGCTGGGCAAGTTCCCGGTCCTCGGGGCATATCAAATAATGCTGACCAGTCTGACCAGCGTCAAGTCCATCGTCTTCGATCTGGACGGTACGCTTTACACCAGCGACGGAATCGCCCGGGAGATCCACCAGGCGGCTGTCCAGGTTGTCGCCGAATCCCGAGGCATCTCGCCCAAGGAAGGGCAGAGCCTGCTGGACTGCTCCCGGCGGCGGCTCGGCGAGACCCTCGAGGAGGAGCCGACCCTGACCCGCATCTGCATGGAGCTGGGGATCGAGGTCCGCGACCTGCACCGCGCTTTCCGCCGCAACGTTCATCCCGAACGTTACCTCGAAGCCGACCCCGTGCTCTACGCTTTGCTCGATTCTCTGCGCGACGATTTCGATTTATACATCTACACCAACAACAGTCTTCCCCTCTCCCAGAAAATTCTGGCGCTGTTGGGGGTGGAGGGGCTGTTCCGGCGCCTGTTCACCATCGAGTTCACCTGGGTTCCGAAACCCGACCTCGAATCCCTGCACAAACTGCTCGAGGAGATCGGCGGCCAGCCGGATTCCTTCCTGTTCATCGGCGATCGCCATCAGGTCGATCTGAAAGCGCCCGCCAGGCTCGGCATTCCCACCCTGCAGGTTAATGAAACCGCGGACCTGCTGCAGATTCACAAGCTTCTGGGGATCATTCCCT
This window encodes:
- the ruvB gene encoding Holliday junction branch migration DNA helicase RuvB — protein: MSDRMITAGTTGDDDSYETSLRPRSLVEYIGQAKAKENLEVFIAAARNRAEALDHVLFYGPPGLGKTTLANIIANEMGVGIKSTSGPVIEKTGDLAAILTNLEAGDVLFIDEIHRLSPVVEEILYPAMEDYQLDIIIGQGPSARTIKLDIPRFTLVGATTRAGLLSSPLRDRFGVMSRLEFYTPEELATIVRRSSGILGVPIETEGALEIARRSRGTPRIANRLLRRVRDFAQVKANGTITAAVADRALERLEVDRCGFDHMDRQILLTIIDKFSGGPVGLETLAAAVGEEKDTIEDVIEPYLLQQGYLNRTPRGRTATPLAYRHFHRLPAEPGSEGGLFS
- the ruvA gene encoding Holliday junction branch migration protein RuvA; protein product: MIALLTGEIAYKSIDHLIVDVGGVGYRVVIPLSTFYSLPETGKVRLHVHTHVKEDAIQLFGFLTPGEKEMFGLLIGVSGVGPKLAVNILSNIPSDELMAALAEGNIKRLSAIPGIGKKTAERLVLELKEKIGKLGLAPSAGARKAAPAQAPANALDDTLSALLNLGYKENQAKKVLEAMEIPADTPVEEILKGALKVLAK
- the ruvC gene encoding crossover junction endodeoxyribonuclease RuvC, whose product is MRILGIDPGSRITGYGVIEKQGNRLIHIDNGAIFTRSDADLADRLKLIHDGLCRVIADYAPEAVAVESIFVAKNALSALKLGHARGAALLVGVNHGLPVHEYSALQVKNAVVGYGKAAKQQVQQMVKVLMNLPEIAQEDASDALAVAICHAHSAGLSNRLEQALAKKR
- a CDS encoding YebC/PmpR family DNA-binding transcriptional regulator; this translates as MAGHSKWANIKHRKGAQDAKRGKIFTKLIKEITVAAKIGGGDLDSNPRLRTAVDKAKGENMPKDNIDRAIKKGTGDLEGVNYEEGTFEGYGPGGVAIIVEFMTDNRTRTVADVRHIFTKHNGNLGVSGSVAFLFDRKGLIAFSTDSDFEAIFEAALEAGAEDVKDEGDAYEVITDPADFIDVREALAAKGLKWETAEVTMLPQNMVQLEGKQAEQMLKMMDKLEDNDDVQNVYANFDISDEEIEKVMG
- a CDS encoding cytidylate kinase family protein, giving the protein MAIITISREMGSAGIPIAHKAAEKLGYTLVDGEAIRKVAPDYGLTPEALEKADEKPPAFVEKLDEQIEVDLHQIELIVLEYALKGNVIIYGRGGQDLLKGVSHIFRVRIIAPFEERVERWAEREWLDPDLARTLVRKSDQQRAGFIKYYFDRDWADPLHYDLIINTSRINEDTAVKLICDGVKDPNLVEQKGASKKVLADLIIRKKAEIAILSSHDLDGHHLEIKVKDGVVTLSGHIHGQDEHDAAINLVKGLEGVKKINDQLRVIEYRNYPREH
- the glpX gene encoding class II fructose-bisphosphatase, which codes for MDRNLALELVRVTEAAALACGRWVGKGNKNAADEAATNAMRRTLDSIEINGIVVIGEGEMDEAPMLYIGEKVGNGNEGTEVDIAVDPLEGTNICAKGMNGSIATIALAPRGGFLHAPDMYMEKIAVGPSARGAIDINASPATNLKRVAEAKKCYVEDLTVVILERPRHDKMVNEIRKAGARIHLISDGDVAPAIAAAVEGSGVDLLMGIGGAPEGVLAAAALKCMGGEMQGRLVFMSNEERDRARTMGIEDFDRVYATEDMARGDVFFAATGVTNGDLLRGVRYFSGGADTHSIVMRSKSRTVRFIEAKHFFDHKPIY
- a CDS encoding rhodanese-like domain-containing protein — its product is MRGKFMISLLFLVATIGSAWAAQVGQVNSAESQKLLRQHPGLFLLDVRTPEEYREVRLEGARLIPIDQVVARLREIPFDRPVLVYCAIGSRSSQVADYLVRQGHPEVFNMTGGIWGWQLRGYPVLKGAP
- a CDS encoding glycerophosphodiester phosphodiesterase — protein: MPQGDLFVWAHRGDSAHAPENTLAAFAAAEAAGCDGIELDVHLCRDGVPVVIHDETLQRTTDGRGRVAATWLRQLRELDAGSWYAAAFAGERLPTLREVLEWAEDRLRINIEIKSAAAGMAVLDLLGDFRRARVLISSFDHKLLAALRRDAPELPLGFLVDSRFWRAGLRRAVASGAESFHPRQDTLSRAMLSACRDAGLALYPWTVDDDKRLSELLRLGVDGVFTNDPARAIACARPRRRPGPGW
- a CDS encoding HAD family hydrolase, yielding MLTSLTSVKSIVFDLDGTLYTSDGIAREIHQAAVQVVAESRGISPKEGQSLLDCSRRRLGETLEEEPTLTRICMELGIEVRDLHRAFRRNVHPERYLEADPVLYALLDSLRDDFDLYIYTNNSLPLSQKILALLGVEGLFRRLFTIEFTWVPKPDLESLHKLLEEIGGQPDSFLFIGDRHQVDLKAPARLGIPTLQVNETADLLQIHKLLGIIP